The Pelagovum sp. HNIBRBA483 sequence GAGCTGTTCGTCACAAAACGCGAGGTTCGCGCGGTAATGTGCATCCAGTTCTGCGCATTCCTCTGGGCTTTCCTGCACGCGGCCATAGGGTGGCCAGTCAAGAACCGGGCCATCATAATCGGTCGGGAAATCCTCTTTGAAACGCTCGGGCGCGTTGAAGGGTTCGTGCGGATCGAAGGTTTCGATCTGCAGGAACCAATCATCCGCCGCGCGGTTCCTGTCGAGAAATTCCCTGGCAGAGTCGAAGCATTTCGTCAGTGGATAGTCGCACTCTTGCTTCAGGTGCTGGCGATTGATGATGTGATGGTATTGATCGACGCCGCGGGTCTCGCTGTATTGCAACGGGTGATACTTCTGTTTCAACTTTGGCCAGTCTGGCGCGACATCGGCTTTCCACGCATCGCCATGCTGCCCGCGCAGGTATTCGTAAGTTGTATAGCGCGTGTGATATGTAGCCCCGCCATCACGAAAATACTGAAGATGGTCTGTGATCAGATGCGAATAGACCCCCGCGTCCTCTAGGATTTCAGGGAAGGAATTGTCGAACGGTTCCATCGGGCCCCAGGAGCGGTGCATGAAGTTGAGACGTCCGGTCTGCATGTCTCGGCGAGCGGGTATACAGGGCATCGATCCGACGTAGTGATTGTCAAAAGTCACTGAACGCGCCGCTAAACGATCGAAGTTGGGTGTCTTGATTGTTTTGGCGCCGTAGGGACCAAGCGAAAGGCGATTGAGGGAGTCAAAGAGTAAGAAAACTGTTCGCATGGGATCCTTTCCAACCAGTGACAGGTTGCGCCGAGGCATTTGCCCTGCAACGTAGCAATGCTCAAAATGCATGAATAATATCGTTTTTACATTCAGGCATGCCAAATAGGCATGATTTCCTAGCTAGAGCATTTCTTGAAACCAAGGCATGAGCGTCGAAGCGAGGTATGCAAAAAAGGTATGGATGTAGCGCAAACTGATATTTGTTTGACAGCTACCACGATGCCTAGTGTTGGCCAGCGGTGAATAGACGACGGATAATTCGTCCCGCCAAAAGTCAACACAAGCCCTACATGGGCATCCTATGGGAGGAAATGAAATGCCGATCAAGAATCTCAAGACAGCTTTGTCAGGGCTGGCCCTCGCCCTTGCGGCGACGGCAGCTCAGGCCGAATTCCCCGAGCGTGACATCGAAGTTATTTTTCCCTGGCCTCCGGGCGTGACAATGACATCGAGCCAGGTGATGGCCGAAGCCATGAGCGATGAACTGGGCGTCAATGTGACGGTGATCTCCACCCCCGGCGCGACCGGCGTCAAGGCAATGGAGACGGCGATGAACCGCCCGGCCGATGGTTATACGATTTTCGACGGCTGGGTGGCACCGATGGTTGTGCAATCGCTCCTCGGAAATGTGGACGGCGATCACACTGATTTCACCCCGCTCTACGCTCTTGGTGCGGTTCCGAACTCCGTAATCGTCCGCGCCGACGATGATCGGTTCCCGGATCTGCAATCGCTGATAGACTACATGACAGAGAACCCGGGTGACCTACGGTATACCTCAGGCGCTTACGGCAACCTGCCGCATGTGGACCTGGCGAACATGTTCCGTGCAACGGATACAGTCGCACAACACGTTCCCTATGACGGGCTGGAAGAAGCGCTGAAAGACATGCGCGGTGGCATCCTCGACTTCATGGCGGGCAACCCGGGCTTCGTGCGGGCCAATAGTGATCATGTGCGGGTTCTCGCGGCCTTCAGTGACCTGCAATCTGTCCAGGATATTTTCGGCGGGGTGCCGCTGATCTCTGAAATCGAAGGGATCGACTATCCTCTGACTGGCCTCGCCCCGATGGGATGGAGCTGGTACGTGGTACCAAACGGGACACCCGAAGAGCATGTCGAAGTGCTGCGCACAGCCATGGCAGCCGCGCTGCAAAAGCCAGAAGTTACAGAGTATTTCGAAAGCATCGGCCGTCCGCTTCTGGGCTACCCGCCAGAAGACTACATGTCGACCGTTGATGCAGTGCGCGAGCAGCTCTCCACAGCGACAGACGCCGTTGACTGGGAAGCCCAAAAGCTTGAAGCCCTGCAATAAAAGCGGCGAACTCCTCCGCGCCGTATGAATGTTGGCCCGATCGTTCCTCTTCCGGTCGGGCCAACATCCTGATTTCAGACACCCCGGCAGATGCTATGGTTTGACAAAGCCAATCCATGGCCACGACCGACACGCCGCCGCAGACCCTGCCCGTTTATTGCGCTTAACATCGAAGGACCTGCCCTGATGCCCCCACAAAGCGCCAGCTCCAATCCGAATAATACCGCGGTCGATACGCGCTGGCACCTCGTTTCACGGCACTTCCCGGTGATCCTCTTTGCGATATTGTCTGGCGTGGTGTTGTACGAAGCCGCCACGACGTTGACAGAACAGGGCCATGCCTCCGGCTCTGCAATCAGAAATGCCGCCCTCTATCCCCGGCTACTGGCGGGCTTGCTGTTGTTTCTCGTGTTCCTTCAGGTCATTTCCGACTTCAGACTGTCGGGACCGGTGCCCGGCGCCGAAGAGCCCGCGGAGCCCGGACAGGATCGACTGACCGTCTTCGCAGCACTGACGCTGGTGGCCTACATCATTCTATTGCCCATAATGGGCTTTCTCCTGACAACACCGGTTTTTGTACTGGCCTTCCTTTTGCTGCTTGGGGATCGCAACTGGAGGACACTGTCCTTTGTGCCGATGGCAACCACGGCCGGATGTTTTGTGGTCTTTCAGATGATGTTCAACGTGAACCTCCCGCGCGGCCTGTTTGGGCTGGCACTCAACTTTTAGCGAGGAGATCGGAATGGGTATCGACGCACTGATTGCCGGCTGGGATCTGTTTGTAACCCCGCTCGCGATCGCCATGACGGTCTTTGGTTGTTTCCTGGGACTGATCATCGGGGTGATGCCAGGGCTTGGCCCATTGATGGGGATCATCCTGCTCCTGCCGGCAGTGTTTCATCTGCCCCCCATCGCGGCCATGGGGGCCCTGATTGCGATCTTTGTGGGGGGATCATGTGGTGGGGCTGTCTCGGCCATCGTTCTGCGGATTCCCGGAACACCGATCGCCGCGGCCACGTTGCTGGATGGCTATCCCATGGCGCAGGCCGGCCGCGCAGGCGAAGCGA is a genomic window containing:
- a CDS encoding sulfatase: MHFEHCYVAGQMPRRNLSLVGKDPMRTVFLLFDSLNRLSLGPYGAKTIKTPNFDRLAARSVTFDNHYVGSMPCIPARRDMQTGRLNFMHRSWGPMEPFDNSFPEILEDAGVYSHLITDHLQYFRDGGATYHTRYTTYEYLRGQHGDAWKADVAPDWPKLKQKYHPLQYSETRGVDQYHHIINRQHLKQECDYPLTKCFDSAREFLDRNRAADDWFLQIETFDPHEPFNAPERFKEDFPTDYDGPVLDWPPYGRVQESPEECAELDAHYRANLAFCDEQLGQLLDYFDAHGLWDDTTLIVSTDHGFLLGEHDWWAKNRMPIYEEIAHIPLFVHHPAYADQAGTRRAGLTQTTDLMPTFLATHGCDVPDEVTGHSLLPVLAGNPSERDVVIFGTFGSAVNVCDGRHVFMLYPEHVTTEGLFQYTVMPTTLNDLFDVDELAQAELVAPFNFTKGARLLRTPALEKSPFNPFFGPMVFFDTETVLFDLLNDPKQENPHRNTDVELELTIAMRTQLLRHDTPAELYARLGLPMPRNAGPTLLSGAAAAPRQVVEPTG
- a CDS encoding Bug family tripartite tricarboxylate transporter substrate binding protein encodes the protein MPIKNLKTALSGLALALAATAAQAEFPERDIEVIFPWPPGVTMTSSQVMAEAMSDELGVNVTVISTPGATGVKAMETAMNRPADGYTIFDGWVAPMVVQSLLGNVDGDHTDFTPLYALGAVPNSVIVRADDDRFPDLQSLIDYMTENPGDLRYTSGAYGNLPHVDLANMFRATDTVAQHVPYDGLEEALKDMRGGILDFMAGNPGFVRANSDHVRVLAAFSDLQSVQDIFGGVPLISEIEGIDYPLTGLAPMGWSWYVVPNGTPEEHVEVLRTAMAAALQKPEVTEYFESIGRPLLGYPPEDYMSTVDAVREQLSTATDAVDWEAQKLEALQ
- a CDS encoding tripartite tricarboxylate transporter TctB family protein, with the translated sequence MPPQSASSNPNNTAVDTRWHLVSRHFPVILFAILSGVVLYEAATTLTEQGHASGSAIRNAALYPRLLAGLLLFLVFLQVISDFRLSGPVPGAEEPAEPGQDRLTVFAALTLVAYIILLPIMGFLLTTPVFVLAFLLLLGDRNWRTLSFVPMATTAGCFVVFQMMFNVNLPRGLFGLALNF